A portion of the Vespula vulgaris chromosome 14, iyVesVulg1.1, whole genome shotgun sequence genome contains these proteins:
- the LOC127069049 gene encoding protein lingerer isoform X5 — MSSSNKTSVSSSGRGTNKNKLSQQHGKSDHHQTKSSDSTKHDKMQPNTVQVRHAQIIDTRMGGVEDPVFKERIKEVMDLTCRSEDEVIMALHDSDGDLNRAAIDLLEGVKTEWEVKKKKPRQPSGSKQAADQPGGQNDGGDWEERRNQRSGGPPRMRGRANHDNREWRGRENKENERNMEESARDGSYSGSRRGRGGPGRSGRGGRGGGRGLGPRTFANRNDPASTSSTHSFSRPIDTWAGSEEQQQSIQEPKMEAWNNYESTEDWDNEEYTGSLADTKVFTPSTSLTEQAPVHDEPKTQDLQSIQSNQTVNLGLLQQEEISKLSEIPTIQQQALIPQQPQQQQTVLSLPTMQLSQQPNAISGGVLTAAQTQYLTQLTQQTSENLKTAGQPSFPSSITNQPQRQSKQRPRVPPPSKIPSSAVEMPGDAVNSGIGFLDVQFGALEFGSDSSSLDGSANEKYNSSNNTISNVDVPSTTNTVNTAGTNSSIDIETTQTSTTPFNATSQMLSSSDSLPVSNDHSINSQTFAGRGSTGQTLDITKQDFTSQVSPGNATTYGAATYQSQKTSFQPSSATQSTYNTYSTNTQSGQSFQTVSVTNANTYSATATVSQTSYNSSSSFPQSNSSNFSQASPSASTSAASVYNQPTTTNQVYQSTSGYASTTTSQYQASSVATNTVSNSNAGYQASGYQGSSSFQSTPQAYQPSATTFSSPITQTSGPYQSAAQSVYASAYGNYTSQPQTASHNHKLNSSTTKDSQYESSTTTSNNSLATTTTTTLGLSSASVNSSQTKVTSSNAVPKSTSSGVVTGSSGTGNITGGGAAGSMAPMLSHQYIMGQGVPYTFQQPMYSYEDLQLMQQRIPHMTTGPATSLGGARGDALSGVQGVQGVQGVQGAYTSISDARFARNDSNASPVPSTMSQQTATQHQQPMMNPTLPPGYAYFTYSGGIMPGGFQYGTPAIYPQIATAGNAGTNSGAYSAKPGSYGSGYGGGASYDALASAGPSGEYKAAGSNYTGTQAGKTGTSTGNTNTGGSSATDISATMYAKSHVALSKVNSYEKQAFHSATPPPFGITGSQNAGLPGGYGTPHLFIPTMPHQLHQPLHQDGTNSTGQRSNTSSQNKAQAKPGYSPSYWAGSN, encoded by the exons ATGAGTTCAAGTAATAAAACATCAGTGTCCTCCAGTGGGAGAGGCactaataaaaacaaattatcaCAGCAACATGGAAAATCAGATCATCATCAAACTAAATCATCAGATTCAACAAAACATGATAAAATGCAG ccTAATACTGTTCAGGTCCGGCATGCACAGATCATTGATACTCGCATGGGAGGGGTTGAAGACCCAGTATTTAAAGAACGGATCAAAGAAGTTATGGATTTAACATGTCGTTCCGAAGATGAAGTCATTATGGCTTTGCATGATAGCGATGGAGATTTGAATCGTGCCGCCATTGATCTCTTGGAAGGTGTTAAAACAGAATGGGaagtcaaaaaaaagaagcctCGTCAACCAAGTGGCTCAAAGCAAGCTGCTGATCAACCAGGTGGTCAAAATGACGGAGGTGATTGGGAAGAAAGACGCAATCAACGAAGTGGTGGACCACCACGAATGCGAGGTCGTGCTAATCATGACAACCGTGAAT gGCGTGGtcgcgaaaataaagaaaatgagagaaacatGGAAGAGAGTGCTCGAGATGGTAGCTACAGTGGCAGTagaagaggacgaggaggTCCTGGTAGATCAGGACGTGGAGGTCGTGGAGGTGGAAGAGGTCTTGGACCACGAACATTTGCGAATCGTAATGATCCAGCTTCTACTTCTTCAACTCATAGTTTCAGTCGACCAATTGACACTTGGGCAGGTAGtgaagaacaacaacaaagtATTCAAGAGCCAAAAATgg AAGCTTGGAACAATTACGAATCAACAGAAGATTGGGATAATGAGGAATACACAGGATCATTAGCAGATACAAAAGTTTTTACACCAAGTACTTCTTTAACTGAACAAGCTCCTGTACATGATGAACCAAAGACTCAAGATTTACAATCAATACAGTCAAATCAGACTGTCAATCTCGGACTACTGCAACAAGAA gaaatatcaaaattatccGAAATACCAACGATACAACAACAAGCATTAATTCCACAACAACCTCAACAGCAACAAACTGTACTGAGCTTACCAACGATGCAACTTTCACAACAACCAAATGCTATTAGCGGTGGTGTATTAACTGCTGCACAAACTCAGTATTTGACACAGCTAACTCAACAAACTAgtgaaaatttaaaaacagCAGGACAGCCTTCATTTCCATCCTCAATAACAAATCAG CCTCAAAGACAATCTAAACAACGTCCAAGAGTACCACCTCCATCGAAAATACCATCTAGTGCGGTAGAAATGCCGGGTGATGCAGTCAACAGTGGCATCGGATTTCTCGATGTTCAGTTTGGCGCACTTGAATTTGGAAGTGATTCAAGCTCGCTTGATGGTTCAgctaatgaaaaatataattcgagTAATAATACCATCTCTAATGTTGATGTTCCCTCTACCACAAATACTGTAAACACAGCGGGCACAAATAGTTCCATTGATATTGAAACTACACAAACTTCCACAACACCATTTAATGCCACTTCTCAAAtg TTATCGAGCAGTGACAGTTTACCAGTATCAAATGATCATTCAATAAATTCTCAAACTTTTGCGGGTCGTGGAAGTACTGGTCAAACTTTGGATATAACCAAACAGGATTTCACATCGCAAGTTTCTCCAGGAAATGCAACTACATATGGCGCAGCAACGTATCAATCTCAAAAGACATCATTTCAACCATCTAGTGCCACGCAAAGCacttataatacatattctaCAAATACGCAATCAGGACAGTCGTTCCAGACTGTTTCAGTCACAAATGCTAATACGTATTCTGCAACGGCAACAGTTTCACAAACGAGTTACAATTCCTCTTCATCATTCCCTCAGTcaaattcttcaaattttaGTCAAGCATCTCCTTCTGCGTCGACATCTGCAGCTTCTGTTTACAATCAGCCAACTACTACCAATCAG GTATATCAATCTACGAGTGGTTATGCATCCACAACAACCTCTCAATACCAAGCATCTTCTGTAGCTACAAATACTGTATCAAATAGTAATGCTGGATATCAAGCAAGTGGTTATCAAGGATCTTCTTCGTTTCAATCTACTCCTCAAGCTTATCAACCATCCGCTACTACTTTTAGTTCACCTATTACTCAGACATCCGGACCTTATCAAAGTGCAGCACAATCT GTTTATGCGAGTGCGTACGGAAATTACACAAGTCAACCACAAACTGCATCTCACAATCATAAGTTGAATAGTAGTACAACAAAGGATTCTCAATATGAAAGTAGTACAACGACTTCTAACAATTCTCTtgctacgacgacgacaactacATTAGGACTTAGTTCAGCTTCTGTGAATAGTTCTCAGACAAAAGTAACTAGTTCTAATG CCGTACCAAAAAGTACATCGAGTGGCGTTGTAACGGGTAGCAGTGGCACTGGCAATATAACAGGAGGAGGAGCAGCAGGCAGTATGGCACCGATGCTCAGTCACCAATACATTATGGGTCAGGGAGTGCCATATACATTTCAGCAACCAATGTACAGCTACGAAGATTTACAACTTATGCAACAAAGAATACCACATATG ACGACTGGACCAGCAACCAGTCTTGGTGGGGCACGAGGTGATGCGTTGTCTGGTGTACAAGGTGTTCAAGGAGTGCAAGGTGTCCAAGGAGCTTATACCAGTATTAGCGACGCTAGGTTTGCCAGAAATGATAGTAACGCGTCACCGGTTCCTTCCACTATGTCGCAACAG ACTGCTACACAGCATCAACAACCTATGATGAACCCAACGCTTCCTCCAGGTTACGCATATTTCACATATAGCGGAGGCATAATGCCAGGCGGTTTTCAATATGGAACTCCTGCTATTTATCCC CAGATAGCAACTGCTGGAAATGCTGGTACAAATAGCGGAGCATACAGCGCTAAACCAGGAAGTTATGGATCTGGTTATGGCGGTGGTGCAAGTTACGATGCTTTAGCGTCCGCAGGGCCATCCGGAGAATATAAAGCTGCTGGAAGTAATTACACTGGTACACAGGCGGGCAAAACTGGTACTTCTACAGGAAATACCAATACTGGTGGATCATCTGCGACTGATATTAGTGCAACGATGTATGCAAAGAGTCACGTAGCACTTAGCAAAGTAAAT TCATATGAAAAACAAGCTTTTCATTCTGCGACTCCACCGCCATTTGGTATTACTGGTAGCCAAAATGCAGGATTGCCTGGAGGATACGGCACGCCGCACTTATTTATACCAACGATGCCTCATCAATTACATCAACCACTTCATCAGGATGGTACCAATAGCACAGGTCAAAGGTCCAATACAAGTTCACAGAACAAAGCTCAAGCTAAGCCTGGTTACAGTCCTAGCTATTGGGCTGGAAGCaattaa
- the LOC127069049 gene encoding protein lingerer isoform X1 encodes MSSSNKTSVSSSGRGTNKNKLSQQHGKSDHHQTKSSDSTKHDKMQPNTVQVRHAQIIDTRMGGVEDPVFKERIKEVMDLTCRSEDEVIMALHDSDGDLNRAAIDLLEGVKTEWEVKKKKPRQPSGSKQAADQPGGQNDGGDWEERRNQRSGGPPRMRGRANHDNREWRGRENKENERNMEESARDGSYSGSRRGRGGPGRSGRGGRGGGRGLGPRTFANRNDPASTSSTHSFSRPIDTWAGSEEQQQSIQEPKMEAWNNYESTEDWDNEEYTGSLADTKVFTPSTSLTEQAPVHDEPKTQDLQSIQSNQTVNLGLLQQEEISKLSEIPTIQQQALIPQQPQQQQTVLSLPTMQLSQQPNAISGGVLTAAQTQYLTQLTQQTSENLKTAGQPSFPSSITNQPQRQSKQRPRVPPPSKIPSSAVEMPGDAVNSGIGFLDVQFGALEFGSDSSSLDGSANEKYNSSNNTISNVDVPSTTNTVNTAGTNSSIDIETTQTSTTPFNATSQMLSSSDSLPVSNDHSINSQTFAGRGSTGQTLDITKQDFTSQVSPGNATTYGAATYQSQKTSFQPSSATQSTYNTYSTNTQSGQSFQTVSVTNANTYSATATVSQTSYNSSSSFPQSNSSNFSQASPSASTSAASVYNQPTTTNQVYQSTSGYASTTTSQYQASSVATNTVSNSNAGYQASGYQGSSSFQSTPQAYQPSATTFSSPITQTSGPYQSAAQSVYASAYGNYTSQPQTASHNHKLNSSTTKDSQYESSTTTSNNSLATTTTTTLGLSSASVNSSQTKVTSSNAVPKSTSSGVVTGSSGTGNITGGGAAGSMAPMLSHQYIMGQGVPYTFQQPMYSYEDLQLMQQRIPHMPTTGYYDAALGYQTTGPATSLGGARGDALSGVQGVQGVQGVQGAYTSISDARFARNDSNASPVPSTMSQQTATQHQQPMMNPTLPPGYAYFTYSGGIMPGGFQYGTPAIYPQIATAGNAGTNSGAYSAKPGSYGSGYGGGASYDALASAGPSGEYKAAGSNYTGTQAGKTGTSTGNTNTGGSSATDISATMYAKSHVALSKVNSYEKQAFHSATPPPFGITGSQNAGLPGGYGTPHLFIPTMPHQLHQPLHQDGTNSTGQRSNTSSQNKAQAKPGYSPSYWAGSN; translated from the exons ATGAGTTCAAGTAATAAAACATCAGTGTCCTCCAGTGGGAGAGGCactaataaaaacaaattatcaCAGCAACATGGAAAATCAGATCATCATCAAACTAAATCATCAGATTCAACAAAACATGATAAAATGCAG ccTAATACTGTTCAGGTCCGGCATGCACAGATCATTGATACTCGCATGGGAGGGGTTGAAGACCCAGTATTTAAAGAACGGATCAAAGAAGTTATGGATTTAACATGTCGTTCCGAAGATGAAGTCATTATGGCTTTGCATGATAGCGATGGAGATTTGAATCGTGCCGCCATTGATCTCTTGGAAGGTGTTAAAACAGAATGGGaagtcaaaaaaaagaagcctCGTCAACCAAGTGGCTCAAAGCAAGCTGCTGATCAACCAGGTGGTCAAAATGACGGAGGTGATTGGGAAGAAAGACGCAATCAACGAAGTGGTGGACCACCACGAATGCGAGGTCGTGCTAATCATGACAACCGTGAAT gGCGTGGtcgcgaaaataaagaaaatgagagaaacatGGAAGAGAGTGCTCGAGATGGTAGCTACAGTGGCAGTagaagaggacgaggaggTCCTGGTAGATCAGGACGTGGAGGTCGTGGAGGTGGAAGAGGTCTTGGACCACGAACATTTGCGAATCGTAATGATCCAGCTTCTACTTCTTCAACTCATAGTTTCAGTCGACCAATTGACACTTGGGCAGGTAGtgaagaacaacaacaaagtATTCAAGAGCCAAAAATgg AAGCTTGGAACAATTACGAATCAACAGAAGATTGGGATAATGAGGAATACACAGGATCATTAGCAGATACAAAAGTTTTTACACCAAGTACTTCTTTAACTGAACAAGCTCCTGTACATGATGAACCAAAGACTCAAGATTTACAATCAATACAGTCAAATCAGACTGTCAATCTCGGACTACTGCAACAAGAA gaaatatcaaaattatccGAAATACCAACGATACAACAACAAGCATTAATTCCACAACAACCTCAACAGCAACAAACTGTACTGAGCTTACCAACGATGCAACTTTCACAACAACCAAATGCTATTAGCGGTGGTGTATTAACTGCTGCACAAACTCAGTATTTGACACAGCTAACTCAACAAACTAgtgaaaatttaaaaacagCAGGACAGCCTTCATTTCCATCCTCAATAACAAATCAG CCTCAAAGACAATCTAAACAACGTCCAAGAGTACCACCTCCATCGAAAATACCATCTAGTGCGGTAGAAATGCCGGGTGATGCAGTCAACAGTGGCATCGGATTTCTCGATGTTCAGTTTGGCGCACTTGAATTTGGAAGTGATTCAAGCTCGCTTGATGGTTCAgctaatgaaaaatataattcgagTAATAATACCATCTCTAATGTTGATGTTCCCTCTACCACAAATACTGTAAACACAGCGGGCACAAATAGTTCCATTGATATTGAAACTACACAAACTTCCACAACACCATTTAATGCCACTTCTCAAAtg TTATCGAGCAGTGACAGTTTACCAGTATCAAATGATCATTCAATAAATTCTCAAACTTTTGCGGGTCGTGGAAGTACTGGTCAAACTTTGGATATAACCAAACAGGATTTCACATCGCAAGTTTCTCCAGGAAATGCAACTACATATGGCGCAGCAACGTATCAATCTCAAAAGACATCATTTCAACCATCTAGTGCCACGCAAAGCacttataatacatattctaCAAATACGCAATCAGGACAGTCGTTCCAGACTGTTTCAGTCACAAATGCTAATACGTATTCTGCAACGGCAACAGTTTCACAAACGAGTTACAATTCCTCTTCATCATTCCCTCAGTcaaattcttcaaattttaGTCAAGCATCTCCTTCTGCGTCGACATCTGCAGCTTCTGTTTACAATCAGCCAACTACTACCAATCAG GTATATCAATCTACGAGTGGTTATGCATCCACAACAACCTCTCAATACCAAGCATCTTCTGTAGCTACAAATACTGTATCAAATAGTAATGCTGGATATCAAGCAAGTGGTTATCAAGGATCTTCTTCGTTTCAATCTACTCCTCAAGCTTATCAACCATCCGCTACTACTTTTAGTTCACCTATTACTCAGACATCCGGACCTTATCAAAGTGCAGCACAATCT GTTTATGCGAGTGCGTACGGAAATTACACAAGTCAACCACAAACTGCATCTCACAATCATAAGTTGAATAGTAGTACAACAAAGGATTCTCAATATGAAAGTAGTACAACGACTTCTAACAATTCTCTtgctacgacgacgacaactacATTAGGACTTAGTTCAGCTTCTGTGAATAGTTCTCAGACAAAAGTAACTAGTTCTAATG CCGTACCAAAAAGTACATCGAGTGGCGTTGTAACGGGTAGCAGTGGCACTGGCAATATAACAGGAGGAGGAGCAGCAGGCAGTATGGCACCGATGCTCAGTCACCAATACATTATGGGTCAGGGAGTGCCATATACATTTCAGCAACCAATGTACAGCTACGAAGATTTACAACTTATGCAACAAAGAATACCACATATG CCAACTACTGGTTACTATGACGCGGCTCTGGGCTATCAGACGACTGGACCAGCAACCAGTCTTGGTGGGGCACGAGGTGATGCGTTGTCTGGTGTACAAGGTGTTCAAGGAGTGCAAGGTGTCCAAGGAGCTTATACCAGTATTAGCGACGCTAGGTTTGCCAGAAATGATAGTAACGCGTCACCGGTTCCTTCCACTATGTCGCAACAG ACTGCTACACAGCATCAACAACCTATGATGAACCCAACGCTTCCTCCAGGTTACGCATATTTCACATATAGCGGAGGCATAATGCCAGGCGGTTTTCAATATGGAACTCCTGCTATTTATCCC CAGATAGCAACTGCTGGAAATGCTGGTACAAATAGCGGAGCATACAGCGCTAAACCAGGAAGTTATGGATCTGGTTATGGCGGTGGTGCAAGTTACGATGCTTTAGCGTCCGCAGGGCCATCCGGAGAATATAAAGCTGCTGGAAGTAATTACACTGGTACACAGGCGGGCAAAACTGGTACTTCTACAGGAAATACCAATACTGGTGGATCATCTGCGACTGATATTAGTGCAACGATGTATGCAAAGAGTCACGTAGCACTTAGCAAAGTAAAT TCATATGAAAAACAAGCTTTTCATTCTGCGACTCCACCGCCATTTGGTATTACTGGTAGCCAAAATGCAGGATTGCCTGGAGGATACGGCACGCCGCACTTATTTATACCAACGATGCCTCATCAATTACATCAACCACTTCATCAGGATGGTACCAATAGCACAGGTCAAAGGTCCAATACAAGTTCACAGAACAAAGCTCAAGCTAAGCCTGGTTACAGTCCTAGCTATTGGGCTGGAAGCaattaa
- the LOC127069049 gene encoding protein lingerer isoform X3, with product MSSSNKTSVSSSGRGTNKNKLSQQHGKSDHHQTKSSDSTKHDKMQPNTVQVRHAQIIDTRMGGVEDPVFKERIKEVMDLTCRSEDEVIMALHDSDGDLNRAAIDLLEGVKTEWEVKKKKPRQPSGSKQAADQPGGQNDGGDWEERRNQRSGGPPRMRGRANHDNREWRGRENKENERNMEESARDGSYSGSRRGRGGPGRSGRGGRGGGRGLGPRTFANRNDPASTSSTHSFSRPIDTWAGSEEQQQSIQEPKMAWNNYESTEDWDNEEYTGSLADTKVFTPSTSLTEQAPVHDEPKTQDLQSIQSNQTVNLGLLQQEEISKLSEIPTIQQQALIPQQPQQQQTVLSLPTMQLSQQPNAISGGVLTAAQTQYLTQLTQQTSENLKTAGQPSFPSSITNQPQRQSKQRPRVPPPSKIPSSAVEMPGDAVNSGIGFLDVQFGALEFGSDSSSLDGSANEKYNSSNNTISNVDVPSTTNTVNTAGTNSSIDIETTQTSTTPFNATSQMLSSSDSLPVSNDHSINSQTFAGRGSTGQTLDITKQDFTSQVSPGNATTYGAATYQSQKTSFQPSSATQSTYNTYSTNTQSGQSFQTVSVTNANTYSATATVSQTSYNSSSSFPQSNSSNFSQASPSASTSAASVYNQPTTTNQVYQSTSGYASTTTSQYQASSVATNTVSNSNAGYQASGYQGSSSFQSTPQAYQPSATTFSSPITQTSGPYQSAAQSVYASAYGNYTSQPQTASHNHKLNSSTTKDSQYESSTTTSNNSLATTTTTTLGLSSASVNSSQTKVTSSNAVPKSTSSGVVTGSSGTGNITGGGAAGSMAPMLSHQYIMGQGVPYTFQQPMYSYEDLQLMQQRIPHMPTTGYYDAALGYQTTGPATSLGGARGDALSGVQGVQGVQGVQGAYTSISDARFARNDSNASPVPSTMSQQTATQHQQPMMNPTLPPGYAYFTYSGGIMPGGFQYGTPAIYPQIATAGNAGTNSGAYSAKPGSYGSGYGGGASYDALASAGPSGEYKAAGSNYTGTQAGKTGTSTGNTNTGGSSATDISATMYAKSHVALSKVNSYEKQAFHSATPPPFGITGSQNAGLPGGYGTPHLFIPTMPHQLHQPLHQDGTNSTGQRSNTSSQNKAQAKPGYSPSYWAGSN from the exons ATGAGTTCAAGTAATAAAACATCAGTGTCCTCCAGTGGGAGAGGCactaataaaaacaaattatcaCAGCAACATGGAAAATCAGATCATCATCAAACTAAATCATCAGATTCAACAAAACATGATAAAATGCAG ccTAATACTGTTCAGGTCCGGCATGCACAGATCATTGATACTCGCATGGGAGGGGTTGAAGACCCAGTATTTAAAGAACGGATCAAAGAAGTTATGGATTTAACATGTCGTTCCGAAGATGAAGTCATTATGGCTTTGCATGATAGCGATGGAGATTTGAATCGTGCCGCCATTGATCTCTTGGAAGGTGTTAAAACAGAATGGGaagtcaaaaaaaagaagcctCGTCAACCAAGTGGCTCAAAGCAAGCTGCTGATCAACCAGGTGGTCAAAATGACGGAGGTGATTGGGAAGAAAGACGCAATCAACGAAGTGGTGGACCACCACGAATGCGAGGTCGTGCTAATCATGACAACCGTGAAT gGCGTGGtcgcgaaaataaagaaaatgagagaaacatGGAAGAGAGTGCTCGAGATGGTAGCTACAGTGGCAGTagaagaggacgaggaggTCCTGGTAGATCAGGACGTGGAGGTCGTGGAGGTGGAAGAGGTCTTGGACCACGAACATTTGCGAATCGTAATGATCCAGCTTCTACTTCTTCAACTCATAGTTTCAGTCGACCAATTGACACTTGGGCAGGTAGtgaagaacaacaacaaagtATTCAAGAGCCAAAAATgg CTTGGAACAATTACGAATCAACAGAAGATTGGGATAATGAGGAATACACAGGATCATTAGCAGATACAAAAGTTTTTACACCAAGTACTTCTTTAACTGAACAAGCTCCTGTACATGATGAACCAAAGACTCAAGATTTACAATCAATACAGTCAAATCAGACTGTCAATCTCGGACTACTGCAACAAGAA gaaatatcaaaattatccGAAATACCAACGATACAACAACAAGCATTAATTCCACAACAACCTCAACAGCAACAAACTGTACTGAGCTTACCAACGATGCAACTTTCACAACAACCAAATGCTATTAGCGGTGGTGTATTAACTGCTGCACAAACTCAGTATTTGACACAGCTAACTCAACAAACTAgtgaaaatttaaaaacagCAGGACAGCCTTCATTTCCATCCTCAATAACAAATCAG CCTCAAAGACAATCTAAACAACGTCCAAGAGTACCACCTCCATCGAAAATACCATCTAGTGCGGTAGAAATGCCGGGTGATGCAGTCAACAGTGGCATCGGATTTCTCGATGTTCAGTTTGGCGCACTTGAATTTGGAAGTGATTCAAGCTCGCTTGATGGTTCAgctaatgaaaaatataattcgagTAATAATACCATCTCTAATGTTGATGTTCCCTCTACCACAAATACTGTAAACACAGCGGGCACAAATAGTTCCATTGATATTGAAACTACACAAACTTCCACAACACCATTTAATGCCACTTCTCAAAtg TTATCGAGCAGTGACAGTTTACCAGTATCAAATGATCATTCAATAAATTCTCAAACTTTTGCGGGTCGTGGAAGTACTGGTCAAACTTTGGATATAACCAAACAGGATTTCACATCGCAAGTTTCTCCAGGAAATGCAACTACATATGGCGCAGCAACGTATCAATCTCAAAAGACATCATTTCAACCATCTAGTGCCACGCAAAGCacttataatacatattctaCAAATACGCAATCAGGACAGTCGTTCCAGACTGTTTCAGTCACAAATGCTAATACGTATTCTGCAACGGCAACAGTTTCACAAACGAGTTACAATTCCTCTTCATCATTCCCTCAGTcaaattcttcaaattttaGTCAAGCATCTCCTTCTGCGTCGACATCTGCAGCTTCTGTTTACAATCAGCCAACTACTACCAATCAG GTATATCAATCTACGAGTGGTTATGCATCCACAACAACCTCTCAATACCAAGCATCTTCTGTAGCTACAAATACTGTATCAAATAGTAATGCTGGATATCAAGCAAGTGGTTATCAAGGATCTTCTTCGTTTCAATCTACTCCTCAAGCTTATCAACCATCCGCTACTACTTTTAGTTCACCTATTACTCAGACATCCGGACCTTATCAAAGTGCAGCACAATCT GTTTATGCGAGTGCGTACGGAAATTACACAAGTCAACCACAAACTGCATCTCACAATCATAAGTTGAATAGTAGTACAACAAAGGATTCTCAATATGAAAGTAGTACAACGACTTCTAACAATTCTCTtgctacgacgacgacaactacATTAGGACTTAGTTCAGCTTCTGTGAATAGTTCTCAGACAAAAGTAACTAGTTCTAATG CCGTACCAAAAAGTACATCGAGTGGCGTTGTAACGGGTAGCAGTGGCACTGGCAATATAACAGGAGGAGGAGCAGCAGGCAGTATGGCACCGATGCTCAGTCACCAATACATTATGGGTCAGGGAGTGCCATATACATTTCAGCAACCAATGTACAGCTACGAAGATTTACAACTTATGCAACAAAGAATACCACATATG CCAACTACTGGTTACTATGACGCGGCTCTGGGCTATCAGACGACTGGACCAGCAACCAGTCTTGGTGGGGCACGAGGTGATGCGTTGTCTGGTGTACAAGGTGTTCAAGGAGTGCAAGGTGTCCAAGGAGCTTATACCAGTATTAGCGACGCTAGGTTTGCCAGAAATGATAGTAACGCGTCACCGGTTCCTTCCACTATGTCGCAACAG ACTGCTACACAGCATCAACAACCTATGATGAACCCAACGCTTCCTCCAGGTTACGCATATTTCACATATAGCGGAGGCATAATGCCAGGCGGTTTTCAATATGGAACTCCTGCTATTTATCCC CAGATAGCAACTGCTGGAAATGCTGGTACAAATAGCGGAGCATACAGCGCTAAACCAGGAAGTTATGGATCTGGTTATGGCGGTGGTGCAAGTTACGATGCTTTAGCGTCCGCAGGGCCATCCGGAGAATATAAAGCTGCTGGAAGTAATTACACTGGTACACAGGCGGGCAAAACTGGTACTTCTACAGGAAATACCAATACTGGTGGATCATCTGCGACTGATATTAGTGCAACGATGTATGCAAAGAGTCACGTAGCACTTAGCAAAGTAAAT TCATATGAAAAACAAGCTTTTCATTCTGCGACTCCACCGCCATTTGGTATTACTGGTAGCCAAAATGCAGGATTGCCTGGAGGATACGGCACGCCGCACTTATTTATACCAACGATGCCTCATCAATTACATCAACCACTTCATCAGGATGGTACCAATAGCACAGGTCAAAGGTCCAATACAAGTTCACAGAACAAAGCTCAAGCTAAGCCTGGTTACAGTCCTAGCTATTGGGCTGGAAGCaattaa